The Streptomyces sp. NBC_00440 genome contains a region encoding:
- the ybeY gene encoding rRNA maturation RNase YbeY, producing the protein MSIDVNNESGTEVDEQAILDIARYALTRMRIHPLSELSVIVVDTEAMEQLHIQWMDLPGPTDVMSFPMDELRPPAKDDEEPPQGLLGDIVLCPEVAKQQGEEAPTQHSMDEELQLLTVHGVLHLLGYDHEEPDEKAEMFGLQAAIVDGWRTEKGHTGPSPAPTVS; encoded by the coding sequence ATGTCGATCGACGTCAACAACGAGTCCGGAACCGAGGTCGACGAGCAGGCGATCCTCGACATCGCCCGCTACGCCCTCACCCGGATGCGGATCCACCCGCTCTCCGAGCTGTCCGTGATCGTCGTGGACACCGAGGCCATGGAGCAACTGCACATCCAGTGGATGGACCTGCCGGGTCCCACGGATGTCATGTCCTTCCCGATGGACGAGCTGCGTCCGCCGGCCAAGGACGACGAGGAGCCTCCGCAGGGGCTCCTCGGTGACATCGTGCTCTGCCCCGAGGTCGCCAAGCAGCAGGGCGAGGAAGCCCCGACGCAGCACTCCATGGACGAGGAGCTCCAGCTCCTGACCGTCCACGGGGTGCTGCACCTGCTGGGCTACGACCACGAGGAGCCCGACGAGAAGGCCGAGATGTTCGGCCTCCAGGCCGCGATCGTCGACGGCTGGCGGACGGAGAAGGGACACACCGGCCCCTCACCGGCGCCGACCGTCTCATGA
- a CDS encoding glucarate dehydratase family protein, producing the protein MTPNTPRDLTIAEVRLTPVLISDPPLLNVQGVHQPYTPRLVVEIVTADGVSGVGETYGDTRYLDIARPYAELLPGRSIADLNGLAALAQHVGIGGARVDDSVDVGGLRGVQTADKLRLSVFSAFEVACLDALGKVQGLPVHALLGGKVRDAVEYSAYLFYRWAEHPDGAGESDTWGEAVDPAGIVAQARRFVDDYGFTSFKLKGGVFPPDQEIAAVKALAEAFPGHPLRLDPNGGWTPQTSLKVAAELAGVLEYLEDPAPGTAAMAEVSAGTDVPLATNMCVTTVPEIRAAFLTDAVQVVLSDHHYWGGLHATRELAAICRTFGVGLSMHSNTHMGISLAAMTHVAATVPNLDYACDSHYPWQTDDVITNRHVFTDGCLPVSEAPGLGVELDRDKLAALHRRWADDDGTMRDRDDVTAMRKAKGYEDWTSPVLPRW; encoded by the coding sequence ATGACACCGAACACCCCGCGCGACCTGACGATCGCCGAGGTACGGCTCACCCCGGTACTGATCTCCGACCCGCCACTGCTCAATGTGCAGGGCGTGCACCAGCCCTACACCCCGCGGCTCGTCGTCGAGATCGTCACGGCGGACGGGGTCAGCGGTGTCGGCGAGACCTACGGCGACACCAGGTATCTGGACATAGCCCGGCCCTACGCCGAACTGCTGCCGGGCCGGTCCATCGCCGACCTCAACGGCCTCGCCGCACTCGCCCAGCACGTGGGCATCGGCGGCGCACGGGTGGACGACTCGGTCGACGTGGGCGGGCTCCGCGGCGTCCAGACCGCGGACAAACTGCGGCTCTCGGTCTTCTCCGCCTTCGAGGTGGCCTGCCTCGACGCACTGGGCAAGGTCCAGGGCCTGCCGGTGCACGCGCTGCTCGGCGGGAAGGTGCGCGACGCGGTCGAGTACAGCGCGTACCTCTTCTACCGCTGGGCCGAACACCCGGACGGTGCGGGGGAGTCCGACACCTGGGGCGAGGCCGTGGACCCGGCGGGCATCGTCGCGCAGGCACGGCGGTTCGTGGACGACTACGGCTTCACCTCCTTCAAGCTCAAGGGCGGCGTCTTCCCGCCGGACCAGGAGATCGCCGCGGTGAAGGCCCTGGCCGAGGCATTCCCGGGCCACCCGCTGCGGCTCGACCCCAACGGCGGCTGGACCCCGCAGACCTCGCTGAAGGTCGCCGCCGAGCTCGCCGGCGTACTGGAATACCTGGAGGACCCGGCCCCCGGCACCGCCGCCATGGCGGAGGTCTCCGCGGGCACCGACGTGCCGCTCGCCACCAACATGTGCGTGACCACGGTCCCGGAGATCCGTGCGGCCTTCCTGACCGACGCGGTCCAGGTGGTCCTCTCCGACCACCACTACTGGGGCGGACTGCACGCCACCCGTGAACTTGCCGCGATCTGCCGCACGTTCGGCGTCGGGCTCTCCATGCACTCCAACACCCACATGGGCATCAGCCTCGCCGCGATGACCCATGTCGCGGCCACCGTGCCCAACCTGGACTACGCCTGCGACAGCCACTACCCGTGGCAGACCGACGACGTGATCACCAACCGCCATGTCTTCACCGACGGTTGCCTCCCGGTCTCCGAGGCCCCCGGTCTCGGTGTCGAACTCGACCGGGACAAGCTCGCCGCGCTGCACCGGCGCTGGGCCGATGACGACGGCACCATGCGTGATCGTGACGACGTCACCGCGATGCGCAAGGCGAAGGGTTACGAGGACTGGACGTCCCCGGTGCTGCCCCGCTGGTGA
- a CDS encoding histidine triad nucleotide-binding protein: protein MAGEPQTDCLFCKIVSGDIPATVVRETDTTVAFRDINPQAPTHVLVIPKVHYPDAASLAAAEPQIAADVLREAAEVAAEDKVDGTGYRIVFNTGSGAGQTVFHAHAHVLGGRGLNWPPG from the coding sequence ATGGCGGGAGAGCCGCAGACCGACTGCCTGTTCTGCAAGATCGTCTCGGGGGACATTCCGGCGACCGTCGTCCGGGAGACCGACACCACTGTCGCCTTCCGTGACATAAACCCGCAGGCACCCACGCACGTTCTGGTGATCCCCAAGGTGCACTACCCGGACGCGGCCTCCCTCGCGGCGGCCGAACCGCAGATCGCCGCGGACGTGCTGCGCGAGGCGGCCGAGGTCGCAGCGGAGGACAAGGTCGACGGGACCGGGTACCGGATCGTCTTCAACACCGGGTCGGGCGCCGGCCAGACCGTCTTCCACGCGCACGCCCACGTCCTGGGCGGCCGCGGGCTCAACTGGCCTCCCGGATAG
- a CDS encoding 5-dehydro-4-deoxyglucarate dehydratase: protein MARGVLSFPLTPFTDGGELDIDGYRAYLETQLAAAPGAVFPACGTGEFFSLDEDEYRSVVTATVEAAAGRTPVVAGIGYGWAQAVRFARIAEEAGADAALVLPHYLVAAPQDGLVAQLEQIAARTRLPLIAYQRGQVAFTADSLRRIAAVPGVIGLKDGHSDLDRLQRLTLAAPDGFLFFNGASTAEMQARAYATVGVPAYSSAVHAFAPEIAGAFFTALRTDDQARLDALLRGFYVPLVELRDRVPGYAVSLVKAAARLRGHRVGPVRAPLTDPGPDDLAALDTLLTAGLDLVGATR, encoded by the coding sequence ATGGCCCGCGGGGTCCTCTCCTTCCCGCTGACCCCCTTCACCGACGGCGGAGAGCTCGACATCGACGGGTACCGGGCCTACCTGGAAACCCAGTTGGCCGCCGCCCCTGGCGCGGTCTTCCCGGCCTGCGGCACCGGAGAGTTCTTCTCGCTGGACGAGGACGAGTACCGCAGCGTCGTCACCGCGACCGTCGAGGCGGCCGCCGGGCGGACACCCGTCGTCGCGGGCATCGGATACGGCTGGGCGCAGGCCGTCAGATTCGCCCGGATCGCAGAGGAGGCGGGCGCCGACGCGGCACTCGTCCTCCCGCACTACCTCGTGGCGGCCCCGCAGGACGGACTCGTCGCACAGCTGGAGCAGATCGCCGCCCGCACCCGGCTGCCCCTCATCGCCTACCAGCGCGGCCAAGTCGCCTTCACCGCCGATTCGCTGCGCCGCATCGCCGCCGTACCCGGCGTCATCGGGCTCAAGGACGGCCACAGCGACCTCGACCGGCTCCAGCGGCTGACCCTCGCCGCACCGGACGGCTTCCTCTTCTTCAACGGCGCGTCCACCGCCGAGATGCAGGCCCGCGCCTACGCCACCGTGGGCGTCCCCGCCTACTCCTCCGCCGTCCACGCCTTCGCCCCCGAGATCGCCGGAGCCTTCTTCACCGCCCTGCGCACGGACGACCAGGCACGCCTGGACGCGCTGCTGCGCGGCTTCTACGTCCCGCTGGTCGAGCTCCGCGACCGGGTCCCCGGCTACGCCGTCTCCCTGGTCAAGGCCGCCGCCCGGCTGCGTGGCCACCGGGTCGGCCCGGTGCGCGCACCCCTGACCGACCCGGGCCCCGACGACCTCGCGGCCCTGGACACCCTGCTGACCGCCGGACTCGACCTCGTAGGAGCGACACGATGA
- a CDS encoding adenosine deaminase has protein sequence MHHLPKAELHLHIEGTLEPELAFALAARNGIELPYADTEALRKAYLFSDLQSFLDLYYGLMAVLRTEEDFEELTEAYLARAAAQGVRHAEIFFDPQAHSARGVPIGTVIEGISRALGRSEERHGISTQLIMCFLRDESADSAIRTLEAAKPHLHRIAAVGLDSAEVGNPPSKFREVYAAAGELGLRKVAHAGEEGPAAYVREALDILGVERIDHGLRSMEDPELVERLVRDRVPLTLCPLSNVRLRAVDTLEQHPLPQMMAAGLLCTVNSDDPAYFGGYAGDTFHAVHEALGLGHEELRTLARNSFLAAFLDHDEERRARYLAEVDAYDFDADLDLG, from the coding sequence ATGCACCACCTTCCCAAGGCCGAACTCCACCTGCACATCGAAGGCACCCTCGAACCGGAGCTGGCCTTCGCGCTCGCCGCGCGCAACGGCATCGAGCTGCCGTACGCGGACACCGAAGCGCTGCGCAAGGCCTATCTCTTCAGCGATCTCCAGTCGTTCCTCGACCTGTACTACGGGCTGATGGCCGTGCTGCGCACCGAGGAGGACTTCGAGGAGCTCACCGAGGCGTACCTCGCGCGCGCCGCAGCGCAGGGCGTGCGCCATGCCGAGATCTTCTTCGACCCGCAGGCGCACTCCGCGCGCGGCGTGCCGATCGGCACCGTCATCGAGGGCATCTCGCGGGCGCTCGGGCGCAGCGAGGAGCGGCACGGCATCTCCACCCAGCTCATCATGTGCTTCCTGCGCGACGAGTCGGCCGACTCGGCGATCCGCACGCTGGAGGCGGCCAAGCCCCATCTGCACCGGATCGCGGCGGTCGGCCTCGACTCGGCCGAGGTCGGGAACCCGCCGTCGAAGTTCCGCGAGGTGTACGCGGCGGCCGGCGAACTGGGGCTGCGCAAGGTCGCGCACGCGGGCGAGGAGGGCCCCGCCGCCTATGTGCGCGAGGCCCTGGACATCCTCGGGGTGGAGCGGATCGACCACGGGCTGCGCTCGATGGAGGACCCGGAGCTGGTGGAGCGGCTGGTCAGGGACCGGGTGCCGCTGACGCTCTGCCCGCTGTCGAACGTACGGCTGCGGGCCGTGGACACCCTGGAGCAGCACCCGCTGCCGCAGATGATGGCCGCCGGGCTGCTCTGCACCGTCAACTCCGACGACCCCGCGTACTTCGGGGGCTACGCCGGCGACACCTTCCACGCCGTGCACGAGGCGCTCGGCCTCGGGCACGAGGAGCTGCGGACACTGGCCCGCAACTCCTTCCTCGCCGCCTTCCTGGACCACGACGAGGAGCGCAGGGCGCGCTACTTGGCCGAGGTGGACGCGTACGACTTCGACGCGGACCTCGATCTGGGCTGA
- a CDS encoding ribonuclease Z — protein MSVRELVVLGTASQVPTRRRNHNGYLLRWDGQGILFDPGEGTQRQMLHAGVAAHDIDRICVTHFHGDHSLGLAGVIQRINLDQVPHPVTAHYPASGQHFFDRLRYSTAYRESVALVQSPATGDGGVLARTPAYELEGVRLSHPVESYGYRLTEPDGRRMLPEKLAEHGVSGPGVGRLQREGVLDGVTLDQVSEVRRGQRFAFVMDTRLCDGVHRLADGCDLLVIESTFLDEDAKLAADHGHLTAGQAGRVARDAGVRHLVLTHFSQRYTDPAEFGRQARAAGFDGELTVADDLMRVPVPTRHTTT, from the coding sequence TTGTCCGTACGAGAACTCGTGGTGCTCGGCACCGCCAGCCAGGTCCCCACCCGCCGCCGCAACCACAACGGCTATCTGCTGCGCTGGGACGGCCAGGGCATCCTCTTCGACCCCGGCGAGGGCACCCAGCGCCAGATGCTGCATGCCGGGGTGGCCGCGCACGACATCGACCGGATCTGCGTCACGCACTTCCACGGGGACCACTCGCTGGGCCTGGCCGGGGTGATCCAGAGGATCAACCTGGACCAGGTCCCGCACCCGGTCACCGCGCACTACCCGGCGAGCGGGCAGCACTTCTTCGACCGGCTGCGGTACTCCACCGCCTACCGCGAGTCCGTCGCCCTGGTGCAGTCCCCGGCAACCGGGGACGGAGGCGTCCTGGCGCGGACACCCGCGTACGAGCTGGAGGGGGTCAGGCTCTCGCACCCCGTCGAGTCGTACGGCTACCGGCTGACCGAGCCCGACGGGCGCCGGATGCTCCCGGAGAAGCTCGCCGAGCACGGGGTGTCAGGACCCGGCGTCGGACGGCTCCAGCGGGAGGGCGTACTCGACGGAGTCACCCTCGACCAGGTCAGCGAGGTACGGCGCGGCCAGCGCTTCGCCTTCGTCATGGACACCCGGCTCTGCGACGGCGTCCACCGGCTCGCGGACGGCTGCGACCTGCTGGTCATCGAGTCGACCTTCCTCGACGAGGACGCGAAGCTGGCGGCCGACCACGGCCATCTGACCGCCGGACAGGCGGGCCGTGTCGCACGCGACGCGGGCGTACGGCACCTCGTCCTGACGCACTTCTCGCAGCGGTACACCGACCCCGCGGAGTTCGGCAGACAGGCGCGCGCCGCGGGCTTCGACGGTGAACTCACCGTCGCCGACGACCTGATGCGCGTTCCGGTCCCCACCCGGCACACCACCACCTGA
- a CDS encoding MFS transporter has protein sequence MSSRSRATWPLIAVFTAGYLASYLLPTIVGRLGSGLGLSPAEAGVAGSVLLLCSAGAGLVLASHVERIGPQRVARAGLLLTLAGYGAAATTAYLPLVIAGAAIGGVGSGTATAVAAGGIAGLPDPHRASSTGLLTVSATAGALYLVLPQIGGGHRAPFAAIALVAALVWPATGRLGRTRPHVPATGTGRGRIPHLRSGSVLAGAMVCWAMAQNSLWGVSSRIGQDQAGLSEVAVGAIFAVSLGAGLIGVAGAGALGSRLGRALPIGGGTVIISACIALSSSASGLGSFASGEILWNTFYPVVLSYLIGLAASLDPRGRWAVLVGSASSLGVACGPVAGSLLSARTGFPLMGAVLCALLLLLAVPLTAVALHTSGRPLLPGSVRRRGGAPAAVVAGTLGAVASTVPQLGAPELTVTEIALEEPEPVPRRKYRLTGGVQPRSRSASKSYASTSAK, from the coding sequence GTGTCTTCGCGCTCACGCGCCACATGGCCTCTCATTGCCGTGTTCACCGCTGGTTACCTCGCCTCGTACCTCCTCCCGACCATCGTCGGACGCCTCGGCTCCGGTCTCGGTCTCTCTCCCGCCGAAGCCGGCGTCGCCGGCTCGGTCCTCCTTCTCTGCTCGGCGGGGGCCGGTCTCGTCCTGGCCTCGCACGTCGAGCGCATCGGCCCGCAGCGGGTCGCCCGCGCCGGGCTGCTGCTCACCCTCGCCGGCTACGGCGCCGCCGCCACCACCGCGTACCTCCCGCTCGTCATCGCGGGGGCCGCCATCGGCGGCGTGGGCTCCGGTACGGCGACCGCGGTGGCCGCGGGCGGCATCGCGGGCCTGCCCGACCCCCACCGGGCCTCCTCCACCGGGCTGCTCACGGTCTCGGCGACAGCCGGCGCCCTCTACCTCGTCCTGCCGCAGATCGGTGGCGGTCACCGGGCGCCGTTCGCCGCCATCGCCCTGGTCGCCGCTCTCGTCTGGCCCGCGACCGGCCGGCTCGGCCGGACCCGCCCGCACGTGCCCGCCACCGGGACCGGACGCGGCCGGATCCCTCATCTGCGCTCGGGCTCGGTGCTGGCCGGTGCGATGGTCTGCTGGGCCATGGCCCAGAACTCGCTCTGGGGCGTCAGCAGCCGGATCGGCCAGGACCAGGCCGGGCTCTCCGAAGTGGCGGTCGGCGCGATCTTCGCGGTGTCGCTCGGCGCCGGACTGATCGGCGTCGCCGGGGCCGGGGCGCTCGGCTCGCGGCTCGGCAGGGCGCTGCCGATCGGCGGCGGCACGGTGATCATCTCGGCGTGTATCGCGCTGAGTTCATCGGCGAGCGGCCTCGGCTCGTTCGCGTCGGGCGAGATCCTCTGGAACACCTTCTACCCGGTGGTCCTGTCGTATCTGATCGGTCTGGCCGCCTCGTTGGATCCGCGCGGCCGCTGGGCCGTCCTGGTCGGCTCGGCGTCCTCGCTCGGCGTGGCCTGCGGCCCGGTCGCGGGCAGTCTGCTCTCCGCGCGGACCGGCTTCCCGCTGATGGGAGCGGTGCTGTGCGCACTGCTTCTGCTGCTGGCGGTCCCGCTGACCGCGGTGGCGCTGCACACCTCGGGCCGCCCGCTGCTGCCCGGTTCGGTACGCCGCAGGGGCGGCGCCCCCGCGGCCGTCGTCGCGGGCACCCTGGGCGCGGTGGCGTCCACGGTCCCCCAGCTCGGCGCGCCCGAACTCACCGTCACCGAGATCGCCCTGGAGGAGCCGGAGCCGGTACCCCGCCGCAAGTACCGGCTCACCGGGGGCGTTCAGCCCAGATCGAGGTCCGCGTCGAAGTCGTACGCGTCCACCTCGGCCAAGTAG
- a CDS encoding carbohydrate kinase family protein, with amino-acid sequence MPAEPALDPLKETRRPDDPPCDVYLTGTVFLDIIFTGLDSAPVRGTESWARGMGSSPGGVANMATALARLGLHTSLAAAFGDDHYGEYCWDALEQGEQIDLSRSHTVPGWHSPVTVSMAYEGERTMVSHGHEAPPPFSSYPSCPPRARAAIASLGPGSREEWVLHAADRGTKVFADVGWDETGRWDLGCLADLEHCEAFLPNAEEAMRYTRTDCPRAAAHALAEKVPLAVVTLGAEGAYAVDGSTGEAASVPAIEVEALDPTGAGDVFVAGFVTGTLADWPLADRLAFAGLTAALSVQEFGGSLSAPGWAEVAAWWQQVRTCAGQDRAALRRYAFLEELLPAAARSWPLRRAVPTIGFRTP; translated from the coding sequence ATTCCTGCCGAGCCCGCCCTTGACCCGCTGAAGGAGACCCGCCGTCCCGACGATCCGCCCTGTGACGTCTATCTGACCGGCACGGTCTTCCTGGACATCATCTTCACCGGCCTCGACAGCGCACCGGTGCGCGGCACCGAGTCCTGGGCGCGCGGCATGGGTTCGAGCCCCGGCGGGGTGGCCAACATGGCCACCGCGCTGGCCCGGCTCGGGCTGCACACCTCGCTCGCCGCGGCCTTCGGCGACGACCACTACGGCGAGTACTGCTGGGACGCCCTGGAACAGGGCGAGCAGATCGACCTGTCGCGCTCCCACACCGTGCCCGGCTGGCACTCCCCGGTCACCGTCTCCATGGCGTACGAGGGCGAGCGCACCATGGTCTCGCACGGCCACGAGGCACCACCCCCCTTCAGCAGCTACCCCAGCTGCCCGCCGCGCGCCCGCGCCGCCATCGCCTCACTGGGGCCCGGCAGCCGCGAGGAGTGGGTGCTGCACGCCGCCGACCGCGGTACGAAGGTCTTCGCCGACGTCGGCTGGGACGAGACCGGACGCTGGGACCTGGGGTGCCTCGCCGACCTGGAGCACTGCGAGGCGTTCCTGCCCAACGCCGAGGAGGCGATGCGCTACACCCGCACCGACTGCCCGCGCGCCGCGGCCCACGCCCTCGCCGAGAAGGTCCCGCTGGCCGTCGTCACACTGGGTGCAGAGGGGGCGTACGCGGTGGACGGATCCACCGGCGAGGCCGCTTCGGTGCCCGCCATCGAGGTCGAGGCACTCGACCCGACGGGCGCGGGCGACGTCTTCGTCGCGGGCTTCGTCACCGGGACGCTGGCGGACTGGCCGCTCGCCGACCGGCTGGCCTTCGCGGGGCTCACGGCGGCGCTCTCGGTCCAGGAGTTCGGCGGCTCGCTCTCGGCACCCGGCTGGGCCGAGGTCGCCGCCTGGTGGCAGCAGGTGCGGACCTGCGCGGGCCAGGACCGGGCCGCGCTGCGCCGGTACGCCTTCCTGGAGGAACTGCTGCCCGCGGCGGCCCGTTCCTGGCCGTTGCGCCGGGCCGTGCCGACGATCGGCTTCCGCACGCCGTAA
- a CDS encoding PhoH family protein has translation MTQTPTQPQARAHITVPAAHPMVMLLGSGDSLLRVIETAFPAADIHVRGNEISATGAAADVALIQRLFDEMMLVLRTGQPMTEDAVERSIAMLRASENGEGEPGGETPAEVLTQNILSSRGRTIRPKTLNQKRYVDAIDKNTIVFGIGPAGTGKTYLAMAKAVQALQSKQVSRIILTRPAVEAGERLGFLPGTLFDKIDPYLRPLYDALHDMLDPDSIPRLMAAGTIEVAPLAYMRGRTLNDAFIILDEAQNTSAEQMKMFLTRLGFDSKIVVTGDVTQVDLPSGTKSGLRQVQDILEGIDDVHFSRLTTEDVVRHKLVGRIVDAYEKHDNQKQDSEKHGGEKRAGEKRDSRKRL, from the coding sequence ATGACTCAGACACCTACACAGCCGCAGGCGCGTGCCCACATCACGGTCCCGGCCGCACACCCCATGGTGATGCTGCTCGGCTCGGGCGACTCGCTGTTGCGCGTGATCGAAACGGCGTTCCCGGCGGCCGATATCCATGTCCGGGGCAATGAGATCAGTGCCACAGGAGCGGCGGCCGATGTCGCCCTGATCCAGCGCCTGTTCGACGAGATGATGCTGGTGCTCCGCACCGGGCAGCCGATGACGGAGGACGCTGTGGAACGCTCGATCGCCATGCTCCGGGCCAGCGAGAACGGCGAGGGCGAGCCGGGAGGCGAGACCCCCGCCGAGGTCCTGACCCAGAACATCCTGTCCAGCCGCGGCCGCACGATCCGCCCCAAGACGCTCAACCAGAAGCGGTACGTCGACGCCATCGACAAGAACACCATCGTCTTCGGCATCGGCCCGGCGGGCACCGGCAAGACGTACCTCGCGATGGCCAAGGCGGTCCAGGCCCTGCAGTCCAAGCAGGTCAGCCGGATCATCCTGACCCGCCCGGCCGTCGAGGCGGGGGAGCGGCTCGGCTTCCTCCCCGGCACGCTCTTCGACAAGATCGACCCGTATCTGCGCCCGCTGTACGACGCGCTCCACGACATGCTGGACCCGGACTCGATCCCCCGGCTGATGGCGGCGGGGACGATCGAGGTGGCGCCGCTGGCCTATATGAGGGGCCGCACTCTGAATGACGCCTTCATCATCCTCGACGAGGCGCAGAACACCAGCGCCGAGCAGATGAAGATGTTTCTCACCCGCCTCGGCTTCGACTCGAAGATCGTCGTCACCGGTGACGTCACCCAGGTCGACCTGCCGAGCGGCACGAAGAGCGGCCTGCGTCAGGTGCAGGACATCCTGGAGGGCATCGACGACGTGCACTTCTCCCGGCTCACCACGGAGGATGTCGTCCGGCACAAGCTCGTCGGCCGTATCGTCGACGCGTACGAGAAGCACGACAACCAGAAGCAGGACAGCGAGAAACACGGCGGCGAGAAGCGCGCCGGCGAGAAGCGCGACAGCCGGAAACGGCTGTAG
- a CDS encoding IclR family transcriptional regulator: MPETGGVREVKSAGRTVELLEVLAARGDRPARLRELADELGVPRSSMYALLQTLTDRGWVRTDATGSLYGIGIRALLTGTSYLDTDPRVRAVKPYLDKASTALGETVHLGRFDRGDVVYLATRESHEYLRTLSRVGRRLPAHVSALGKALLAERAADGPDGLPVGELERLTPNTLADRAALDADLALVRERGYAVDREEGVTGIVGFGFALRYDTPAVDAVSCSVPVTRLTAERERRIVATMREVRAEIEAAAHALPGAPDWI, from the coding sequence ATGCCGGAGACCGGGGGCGTACGCGAGGTGAAGTCGGCGGGCCGCACCGTCGAACTGCTGGAGGTCCTCGCCGCGCGTGGCGACCGGCCCGCCCGGTTGCGGGAACTCGCCGATGAGCTCGGCGTCCCCCGCAGCTCCATGTACGCCCTACTACAGACGCTGACCGACCGCGGCTGGGTCCGCACCGACGCCACGGGATCGCTGTACGGCATCGGGATCCGCGCCCTGCTCACCGGCACCAGCTATCTCGACACGGACCCCCGGGTGCGCGCGGTGAAGCCGTATCTCGACAAGGCGTCCACCGCACTGGGCGAGACCGTCCACCTGGGGCGGTTCGACCGCGGTGACGTCGTCTATCTCGCCACCCGCGAGTCGCACGAGTATCTGCGCACCCTCAGCCGCGTCGGCCGCAGGCTGCCCGCCCATGTCAGCGCGCTGGGCAAGGCGCTGCTCGCCGAGCGAGCCGCTGACGGGCCGGACGGGCTGCCCGTCGGCGAGCTGGAACGGCTCACCCCGAACACCCTGGCCGACCGGGCCGCCCTCGACGCCGATCTGGCGCTGGTGCGCGAGCGGGGCTACGCGGTCGACCGCGAGGAGGGCGTCACCGGCATCGTCGGTTTCGGCTTCGCGCTGCGGTACGACACGCCCGCGGTGGACGCCGTCAGCTGCTCGGTTCCGGTGACCCGGCTGACCGCTGAGCGCGAGCGCCGGATCGTCGCGACGATGCGCGAGGTACGGGCGGAGATCGAGGCCGCGGCGCACGCTCTGCCCGGTGCACCTGACTGGATCTGA